A genomic segment from Oncorhynchus keta strain PuntledgeMale-10-30-2019 chromosome 9, Oket_V2, whole genome shotgun sequence encodes:
- the haus1 gene encoding HAUS augmin-like complex subunit 1 isoform X2, protein MCEKNKKVSKWLSTVFGDQTIPEYEVNTRTVDILYQLAEASEVRCNETSLLIEDQKQKTSEYQADGVGLSSGSLSKPASDYLSALVANAKVLGVRDTSLSSFVPAVNNLTNELLESEKTDRRLDRELNALRNKLGSVLVLRKTFQEDIKKTMKAQEVESAKAEERLLNMDFVKAKSKDLSYRNKKAEDQLTSRNMENRISHQALMELFEQVYTLKQEILPLSKKLEPYRDLSPSPSLAQVKIEEAKRELAAVDAELEMKVDFMNSSLPKGRPLK, encoded by the exons ATGTGTGAAAAGAACAAGAAG GTGAGCAAGTGGCTCAGCACAGTCTTTGGAGATCAAACTATTCCAGAATATGAAGTTAACACACGGACTGTCGATATACTGTACCAGCTTGCAGAAGCAAGTGAAGTTCGATGCAATGAGACTTCCCTGCTCATTGAGGATCAGAAACAGAAAACTTCTGAGTATCAGGCTGATG GAGTGGGCTTATCCTCTGGAAGCTTGTCAAAACCTGCATCAGACTACCTGTCCGCATTGGTGGCAAACGCTAAGGTACTTGGTGTCCGAGACACCTCTCTGAGCAG CTTTGTGCCAGCGGTGAATAACTTGACCAATGAGCTTCTGGAATCTGAAAAGACGGACAGGAGACTTGATAGGGAGCTTAATGCCCTCAGAAATAAACTTGGGTCCGTTCTTGTTCTACGGAAAACCTTCCAAGA GGACATCAAGAAAACAATGAAAGCTCAAGAGGTGGAGAGTGCCAAAGCAGAAGAAAGACTGCTGAATATGGACTTTGTCAAAGCAAAATCCAAAGATCTCTCATACCGAAACAAGAAGGCAGAG GACCAGCTAACATCCAGAAACATGGAGAATCGAATCTCCCACCAAGCTCTGATGGAGCTATTTGAG CAAGTCTACACGTTGAAACAAGAAATTCTACCTTTGTCAAAGAAACTCGAACCCTACAGAGATTTGAGCCCA AGTCCATCTCTTGCTCAAGTGAAAATTGAAGAGGCAAAGCGAGAATTG GCTGCAGTTGATGCTGAACTGGAGATGAAGGTGGACTTCATGAATTCCTCCTTGCCTAAAGGGCGGCCTTTAAAATGA
- the atp5fa1 gene encoding ATP synthase subunit alpha, mitochondrial has translation MLSVRVAAALVRTLPRRAEFVSKNVYAATCVGARHLHTTKPWMAKTGTAEVSSILEEKILGADTSADLEETGRVLSIGDGIARVYGLRNVQAEEMVEFSSGLKGMSLNLEPDNVGVVVFGNDKLIKEGDIVKRTGAIVDVPVGEQLLGRVVDALGNAIDGKGPLGSSIRRRVGLKAPGIIPRISVREPMQTGIKAVDSLVPIGRGQRELIIGDRQTGKTAIAIDTIINQKRFNDGTDEKKKLYCIYVAIGQKRSTVAQLVKRLTDADAMRYTIVVSATASDAAPLQYLAPYSGCSMGEFFRDNGKHALIIYDDLSKQAVAYRQMSLLLRRPPGREAYPGDVFYLHSRLLERAAKMNENFGGGSLTALPVIETQAGDVSAYIPTNVISITDGQIFLETELFYKGIRPAINVGLSVSRVGSAAQTKAMKQVAGTMKLELAQYREVAAFAQFGSDLDAATQQLLNRGVRLTELLKQGQYCPMAIEEQVTVIYAGVRGHLDKMDPTKITKFEKAFLQHVLSQHQDLLAQIRADGKISETADAQLKQIVLTFLASFE, from the exons ATGCTGTCAGTTCGCGTTGCCGCAGCCCTTGTCCGCACCCTTCCCCGACGGGCTGAATTT GTTTCCAAAAATGTTTATGCTGCTACATGTGTAGGAGCCAGGCACCTGCACACCACAAAGCCATGGATGGCCAAGACGG gaacagcagaggtctcgTCCATTCTGGAGGAGAAGATCCTGGGGGCTGACACTAGCGCTGACCTGGAGGAGACTGGTCGCGTGCTGTCCATCGGTGATGGTATTGCCAGAGTGTATGGTCTCAGGAACGTGCAGGCTGAGGAGATGGTGGAGTTCTCCTCTGGGCTTAAG GGCATGTCTCTGAACTTGGAGCCTGACAATGTCGGTGTTGTGGTGTTCGGTAATGACAAGCTCATCAAGGAGGGCGATATCGTCAAGAGAACCGGAGCCATCGTGGACGTGCCCGTCGGTGAACAGCTGCTGGGTCGTGTGGTGGACGCTCTGGGAAATGCCATCGACGGCAAG GGTCCCCTTGGGTCCAGCATCCGTAGGCGTGTGGGTCTTAAGGCCCCTGGCATTATCCCCCGTATTTCTGTGAGAGAGCCCATGCAGACTGGCATCAAGGCCGTGGACAGCCTGGTGCCCATTGGCCGAGGTCAGCGTGAGCTGATCATCGGTGACAGGCAGACTGG CAAAACCGCCATTGCCATCGACACCATTATCAACCAGAAGCGCTTCAACGATGGCACTGATGAGAAGAAGAAGCTGTACTGCATCTACGTCGCCATTGGTCAGAAGAGATCCACCGTGGCCCAGCTAGTGAAGAGGCTGACTGACGCCGACGCCATGAGGTACACCATTGTGGTGTCCGCCACAGCCTCCGATGCCGCTCCCCTGCAGTACCTGGCCCCttactctggctgctccatgggAGAGTTCTTCAGAGACAATGGCAAGCACGCGCTCATCATCTACGACGATTTGTCCAAGCAG GCTGTGGCTTACCGTCAGATGTCCCTGCTGCTACGTCGTCCCCCCGGTCGTGAGGCCTACCCCGGGGATGTGTTCTACCTCCATTCTCGTTTGCTAGAGAGAGCAGCCAAGATGAACGAAAACTTTGGAGGCGGCTCCCTCACCGCCCTACCCGTCATTGAGACCCAGGCCGGTGATGTTTCCGCCTACATTCCAACCAATGTCATCTCCATCACAGACGGACAG ATATTCTTGGAGACTGAGTTGTTCTACAAAGGTATTCGACCAGCCATCAACGTAGGTCTGTCTGTGTCACGTGTCGGCTCTGCCGCCCAGACCAAAGCCATGAAGCAG GTGGCTGGCACAATGAAGCTGGAGCTGGCCCAGTACCGTGAGGTGGCTGCCTTCGCACAGTTTGGTTCCGACTTGGACGCTGCCACCCAGCAGCTTCTGAACCGTGGTGTTCGCCTTACTGAGCTCCTCAAGCAGGGGCAGTACT GCCCCATGGCCATTGAGGAGCAGGTTACAGTCATCTATGCTGGTGTGAGGGGACACTTGGACAAAATGGACCCAACCAAGATCACAAAGTTTGAGAAGGCTTTTCTTCAACATGTTCTCAGCCAGCACCAGGACCTCCTAGCACAAATTAG AGCTGATGGCAAAATCTCAGAAACCGCAGATGCCCAGCTTAAGCAGATCGTCTTGACCTTCCTGGCAAGCTTTGAGTAG
- the haus1 gene encoding HAUS augmin-like complex subunit 1 isoform X1 has translation MCEKNKKVSKWLSTVFGDQTIPEYEVNTRTVDILYQLAEASEVRCNETSLLIEDQKQKTSEYQADGVHLQNVVLQGVGLSSGSLSKPASDYLSALVANAKVLGVRDTSLSSFVPAVNNLTNELLESEKTDRRLDRELNALRNKLGSVLVLRKTFQEDIKKTMKAQEVESAKAEERLLNMDFVKAKSKDLSYRNKKAEDQLTSRNMENRISHQALMELFEQVYTLKQEILPLSKKLEPYRDLSPSPSLAQVKIEEAKRELAAVDAELEMKVDFMNSSLPKGRPLK, from the exons ATGTGTGAAAAGAACAAGAAG GTGAGCAAGTGGCTCAGCACAGTCTTTGGAGATCAAACTATTCCAGAATATGAAGTTAACACACGGACTGTCGATATACTGTACCAGCTTGCAGAAGCAAGTGAAGTTCGATGCAATGAGACTTCCCTGCTCATTGAGGATCAGAAACAGAAAACTTCTGAGTATCAGGCTGATG GTGTTCATCTCCAGAATGTTGTTTTACAAGGAGTGGGCTTATCCTCTGGAAGCTTGTCAAAACCTGCATCAGACTACCTGTCCGCATTGGTGGCAAACGCTAAGGTACTTGGTGTCCGAGACACCTCTCTGAGCAG CTTTGTGCCAGCGGTGAATAACTTGACCAATGAGCTTCTGGAATCTGAAAAGACGGACAGGAGACTTGATAGGGAGCTTAATGCCCTCAGAAATAAACTTGGGTCCGTTCTTGTTCTACGGAAAACCTTCCAAGA GGACATCAAGAAAACAATGAAAGCTCAAGAGGTGGAGAGTGCCAAAGCAGAAGAAAGACTGCTGAATATGGACTTTGTCAAAGCAAAATCCAAAGATCTCTCATACCGAAACAAGAAGGCAGAG GACCAGCTAACATCCAGAAACATGGAGAATCGAATCTCCCACCAAGCTCTGATGGAGCTATTTGAG CAAGTCTACACGTTGAAACAAGAAATTCTACCTTTGTCAAAGAAACTCGAACCCTACAGAGATTTGAGCCCA AGTCCATCTCTTGCTCAAGTGAAAATTGAAGAGGCAAAGCGAGAATTG GCTGCAGTTGATGCTGAACTGGAGATGAAGGTGGACTTCATGAATTCCTCCTTGCCTAAAGGGCGGCCTTTAAAATGA